A single region of the bacterium genome encodes:
- a CDS encoding CapA family protein, giving the protein MRIAARVLDAGSVEFALQQRREGTWGIRHLPARRFIPADATPGRWLTSSPLPIAGLQVRIAVRKLEGGSIELALQQRREGTWGTRQLPTRRLIPADAVPGRWLTSSPLTPAGPSAVPAPPEWTLLAGGDVQMDRTEPAGIDPFEGIEPPLASGDLAVVNVEMAISDRGAPVGKKFTFRAPSSAAKRIGDAGIDVANLANNHAKDYGPVALTDTIASLEAAGVVALGAGANDTEAFRHRLLEVHGAVTVAFVGVSRIVPRSFPAGADSPGIATDTEPERVLESVRTAAGEADVVIANVHWGIEVATCPSAEQRAFAQELFDAGADAVIGHHPHVLQAIEFDDGKLAAYSLGNFVWHPRMGITGETGVLQIDFAGDRIVGWEFHPHLLDENGAPRPAGAGWRLDRLNDLIEGDCERYEGTSPYDLRPPRGTSVRGDTSTSAAQQDAGMRRFSAQQFKELLDSVRLPNLVDIAGAPTITGDVQTDERIGEVAEGRGYRLQPAVASLDELVSVEQKLLQPEAARAYGSLSAAARHAGHQLILRSAYRGFDVQRFLLFRHLKEPFTSERIRRALRVVAPPGYSRHQTGYAVDLETPGYGINDFKHSDAYAWLAADNFLEAKRHGFIPSYPAGIENQGPDPEPWEFFYVGVDNLAASPPPSDS; this is encoded by the coding sequence GTGCGCATCGCGGCGCGCGTGCTCGACGCCGGGAGCGTGGAGTTCGCGCTCCAGCAGCGGCGCGAGGGGACCTGGGGAATCCGCCACCTGCCGGCTAGACGCTTCATCCCCGCCGACGCCACGCCCGGACGCTGGCTCACCAGCTCGCCCCTGCCGATCGCCGGCCTGCAGGTACGCATCGCCGTGCGCAAGCTCGAGGGCGGGAGCATCGAACTCGCGCTCCAGCAGCGGCGCGAGGGGACCTGGGGAACCCGCCAACTGCCCACGAGACGGCTCATCCCCGCCGACGCTGTGCCGGGACGCTGGCTCACCAGCTCGCCCCTGACGCCCGCCGGACCGAGCGCCGTCCCGGCACCGCCGGAGTGGACGTTGCTTGCGGGCGGGGACGTGCAGATGGACCGCACCGAGCCGGCCGGGATCGACCCGTTCGAGGGCATCGAACCGCCCCTGGCCTCCGGCGACCTCGCCGTCGTGAACGTGGAGATGGCCATCAGCGACCGCGGCGCGCCGGTCGGCAAGAAGTTCACGTTCCGCGCCCCGTCGTCGGCGGCCAAGCGGATCGGCGACGCCGGGATCGACGTCGCCAACCTGGCGAACAACCACGCCAAGGACTACGGCCCGGTGGCGCTGACCGACACGATCGCCTCGTTGGAGGCCGCCGGCGTGGTCGCCTTGGGGGCGGGCGCCAACGACACCGAGGCGTTCCGGCACCGACTCCTGGAGGTCCACGGGGCCGTGACGGTGGCATTCGTCGGCGTGTCGAGGATCGTGCCCCGGAGTTTCCCCGCCGGCGCGGACTCGCCCGGCATCGCCACCGACACCGAACCCGAACGCGTCCTGGAGAGCGTACGAACCGCCGCCGGCGAGGCGGACGTCGTAATCGCCAACGTCCATTGGGGCATCGAAGTGGCCACCTGCCCGAGCGCCGAGCAGAGGGCGTTCGCACAGGAACTGTTCGACGCGGGCGCCGACGCCGTCATCGGCCACCATCCGCACGTCCTGCAGGCCATCGAGTTCGACGACGGAAAGTTGGCGGCCTACTCGCTGGGCAACTTCGTGTGGCACCCGAGAATGGGCATAACGGGCGAGACGGGCGTCCTGCAGATCGACTTCGCCGGCGACCGGATCGTCGGATGGGAGTTCCATCCGCACCTGCTCGACGAGAACGGCGCACCGCGACCGGCCGGCGCGGGCTGGCGACTCGACCGGCTCAATGACCTCATCGAGGGCGACTGCGAGCGGTACGAGGGAACGTCGCCCTACGACCTCAGGCCTCCACGGGGCACATCAGTTCGGGGGGACACATCGACATCCGCCGCGCAACAGGACGCGGGGATGCGGCGATTCTCGGCTCAACAGTTCAAGGAACTGCTCGATTCGGTGAGGCTGCCCAACCTGGTGGACATTGCCGGCGCACCCACCATCACCGGCGACGTGCAGACCGACGAGCGCATCGGCGAGGTCGCCGAGGGTCGGGGATACCGGCTGCAGCCTGCGGTCGCCTCCCTGGACGAGTTGGTGAGCGTCGAGCAGAAGCTGCTGCAACCCGAGGCGGCACGCGCCTACGGGTCTCTCAGCGCGGCGGCCCGGCACGCAGGCCATCAACTCATCCTGAGGTCGGCCTACCGTGGATTCGACGTCCAGAGGTTCCTGCTGTTCCGCCACCTGAAGGAGCCCTTCACGAGCGAGAGGATCCGGCGAGCACTCCGAGTGGTTGCGCCACCCGGTTACTCGCGTCACCAGACCGGGTACGCGGTGGATCTGGAAACACCCGGGTACGGGATCAACGACTTCAAGCACTCCGACGCGTACGCCTGGTTGGCCGCCGACAACTTCCTCGAGGCCAAGAGGCACGGCTTCATACCGAGCTACCCCGCCGGAATCGAGAACCAGGGACCCGATCCCGAACCCTGGGAGTTCTTCTACGTCGGCGTCGACAACCTCGCGGCGTCGCCTCCTCCATCCGACTCCTGA
- a CDS encoding FAD binding domain-containing protein produces MPPAALTLERPRSVNDALALLSASNDPRILAGGQSLVPLLTLGFAAPEIVISLDRCGDLDGITAGRETLRLGAMVTTRLVETDPAVAAGAPLLAEAASNVGSPHVRNFGTLVGNLCHADPGSDLIPAALCLGAEVEVLSARGSRLLDVDELVAAPFMTSLAGDELAVSALVPHEVRLRDRLLRGVHGAGGRGRGPFVLPAGGHDGGPRDHDDRGHRGRGT; encoded by the coding sequence TTGCCGCCCGCCGCGCTCACCCTTGAGAGACCTCGTTCGGTCAACGATGCCCTCGCCCTGCTGTCCGCGTCGAACGATCCCCGGATCCTGGCGGGCGGCCAGTCCCTCGTCCCGCTCCTGACGCTGGGTTTCGCCGCCCCCGAGATCGTCATCAGCCTCGACCGTTGCGGGGACCTCGACGGCATCACCGCCGGGAGGGAGACGCTGCGTCTCGGGGCGATGGTCACGACGCGGCTAGTGGAGACCGACCCCGCCGTGGCGGCCGGGGCACCGCTGCTCGCCGAGGCGGCCAGCAACGTGGGATCGCCCCATGTGCGGAACTTCGGCACCCTTGTGGGGAACCTCTGCCACGCCGACCCCGGCAGCGACCTCATCCCGGCCGCGCTCTGCCTGGGCGCCGAGGTGGAGGTGCTGTCGGCCCGCGGATCGCGGCTGCTGGACGTCGACGAACTGGTGGCGGCGCCGTTCATGACCTCGCTGGCTGGCGACGAGTTGGCCGTGTCAGCCCTCGTTCCGCACGAAGTTCGGCTGCGGGATCGGCTACTGCGGGGCGTGCACGGTGCTGGTGGACGGGGACGCGGCCCATTCGTGCTGCCTGCTGGCGGCCACGATGGAGGGCCGCGAGATCACGACGATCGAGGGCATCGGGGACGGGGCACCTGA
- a CDS encoding molybdopterin-dependent oxidoreductase produces the protein MEGCLHHGIGYALLEELRHDEGAPLNPNFMGYKVLMADDMPDIEVVLVEDPDPDGGPHGAKGVGTPVIPAIAPAVANAVRDAVGARLRELPMTPPRVLAALLTAERFK, from the coding sequence GTGGAAGGGTGCCTGCACCACGGCATCGGCTACGCCCTCCTCGAGGAGCTGCGCCACGACGAGGGCGCCCCGCTGAACCCCAACTTCATGGGCTACAAGGTCCTGATGGCCGACGACATGCCCGACATCGAGGTGGTCCTCGTCGAGGACCCCGACCCCGACGGCGGCCCCCACGGCGCCAAAGGCGTGGGCACGCCGGTCATCCCCGCCATCGCGCCCGCCGTCGCCAACGCCGTCCGCGACGCCGTCGGCGCCCGCCTCCGTGAGCTCCCGATGACCCCGCCCCGCGTCCTCGCCGCCCTCCTGACAGCCGAGCGCTTCAAGTAG
- a CDS encoding 2Fe-2S iron-sulfur cluster-binding protein, producing MEGREITTIEGIGDGAPDAVQEAFLDAGAVQCGYCTPGLVLSVRALLAENPAPGEAEVRRFLTGNICRCSGFAAIVRAAVAAGGER from the coding sequence ATGGAGGGCCGCGAGATCACGACGATCGAGGGCATCGGGGACGGGGCACCTGATGCGGTGCAGGAGGCGTTCCTCGACGCCGGCGCGGTTCAGTGCGGCTACTGCACGCCGGGGCTCGTTCTCTCGGTGAGGGCGCTGCTGGCGGAGAACCCGGCTCCCGGCGAGGCCGAGGTGCGCCGTTTCCTCACCGGGAACATCTGCCGCTGCAGCGGCTTCGCCGCAATCGTCCGGGCCGCCGTGGCCGCCGGCGGTGAACGATGA
- a CDS encoding flavin reductase family protein produces the protein MNPDRAITFDPAENSPMDCQFLLSQLVVPRPIAMVSTRSPEGIANIAPMSYYLPITGDPMLIGITMGLREDGGLKHTYQNAMASGDFVVNVTTEVFGDQIEVVAIEGPADSDEFELTGWTPVPATKVTSPAIGEALARLECEVRQVVDLGTPGLPFGEVHLVVAEVVWVTYDEAICNERGRIDPLRLGAIGRLGLRSFLRTVEEGAYFLPRIPWAEFVAARGQDTNRT, from the coding sequence ATGAATCCCGATCGCGCGATCACCTTCGATCCGGCCGAGAACAGCCCGATGGATTGCCAGTTCCTGCTGTCACAACTGGTGGTGCCCCGCCCCATCGCCATGGTGTCCACTCGCAGCCCGGAGGGCATCGCCAACATCGCCCCGATGAGCTACTACCTGCCCATCACCGGCGACCCGATGCTGATCGGCATCACGATGGGACTGCGCGAGGACGGAGGGCTGAAGCACACCTACCAGAACGCCATGGCCTCGGGGGATTTCGTGGTGAACGTCACCACCGAGGTCTTCGGTGATCAGATCGAGGTGGTCGCCATCGAGGGGCCGGCGGACTCCGACGAGTTCGAGTTGACGGGCTGGACTCCGGTGCCGGCAACGAAGGTCACCTCGCCGGCCATCGGTGAGGCGCTGGCCCGCCTGGAGTGCGAGGTGCGGCAGGTCGTCGATCTGGGCACGCCGGGCCTGCCGTTCGGCGAGGTGCATCTGGTCGTGGCCGAGGTGGTGTGGGTCACCTACGACGAGGCGATCTGCAACGAGCGGGGCCGCATCGACCCGCTGCGGCTCGGCGCCATCGGGCGCCTGGGCCTGCGGTCTTTTCTGCGCACCGTCGAGGAGGGCGCCTACTTCCTGCCCCGCATCCCGTGGGCCGAGTTCGTGGCCGCCCGCGGCCAGGACACCAACAGGACCTGA